CTCGTTTCTAATTCCATCAATTACGAGATGAATACGATCATTAACACCTCTATTTGCAACCGAATGAATAAAATTAGCATCTATATACCAACATTCACCCTCATTCATAATTAAGCGAGTACCATCTAAAATAAACTCAACTTCACTATTTGTTATTATTGGAATATGTAATCGAAAACAATTGTCTTCATATCCCAAGCAGTTATCACTGTGCGGTTTCACTTCAGCACCTACAGCCAATTGCAACAAACGTACTGCCGTTTTATCAAACAGAAATCCATCTAGAATTTCTTTAAAGTAAGTACAAGAATCCAAAATTTCGGTAGCAACTAACTTCTCGTCTGTATTAGAATAAGCATAAATAGTATCTGACTTTCCGTTTGGAGACATCAAAGCAATCGAATTCCATTTTCCCGAATAACAATCCGTATTATAATGATCGATCCAATTTTCGTTAATGATTTTCTTTAAATCGTTTTGTAATTTTTCTACATCAAAAACAATCGGAAACTTTATAGAGCGTACTAATTTATCCATAATTTAATTTCTTAGCCATTTTATCATTACAGGAAATGCTTCTTTGCCTTCTTTTTCAGCTCGTTCTTTTCCTAAAGTAAGTCCTAACCATTCCAGAAAAGGCAAACCAATATAAACTTCATCATTAAAATTTGAAATTAACCAATCAGAATCATTCTTATATCCGTTAGGATGGAATACATATTCTACTGGCAATTCTAAATATTTCAGAGCTGCAAACGACCAAAGAATCGTACCTATTTCTTCTCCGTCTGTCGGCCAATCACTTGAAATCTTATCTGTACCTACTAATTCCCTGTCAGCAGCTGATGCAACAGCCAAATGCCCTGCTTCATGCAAAATATCTCCGGGATATAATAATTTATCGTAATCAATATAAACACAATTTGGACCTAATGATAAACCTGGCAAAAAAGTATCGCCTAATTCTTTTTCAATAACTTGGATTCCAATTTCACTTAAGAAAAACAAAATCTTCTCTACTTCTAAACTTTTTTCTTCTACAATCATAGGAACAAGTTTTATTGAAATTAAAATTTTACATTTTACGCTATATCAAATCACAATACCAAAATCCATAATCAAAAACATCCGTTGCATTCGAGTCACAAGCGGTATTGCTTGATTCGGTTTTCGGTTTTTCATATTTTCGATGTACAATTTCTCCAATTTCAAATTGAATTGGCTCAGAAAAAATGGGTCCATCAAAGGTAAAGGTATGAAATTCACCGTTTTCTCCACATACATCTACATTATCAGGCAAATCATTAATAAAATCTTGGTCAATTACGCGTCCAACAAAGCTCTTATCAAGAAAACGTTCATTAACACAAACCACAATTGTTTTAAATCCTAATGAAATAAATTCCTGAATAAGATCTTTGGTTGGTATTTTCCATAACGGAAACACGCCTTCAAAACCTATATCAACCAATTTATCTTCACGATATTTACGTAAATCATCCAAAAAAATATCCCCGAAAATAGAATAGGTAACGCCTTGACTTTTTAGCTTAGCTAAAGTTTTAGTCATTACATCTTCATAGGCTTCCATGGTTGGCATTTCAGGAATTTGCATAATTTCTAAAGGTAATCCAATGCTTTTTGCCTGTTGCTCCAATAATTCAACACGAACACCATGCATAGAAACTCGCTGAAACTGCTGGTTTACACTAGTAAGTAAACAACTGATTTCGAATTCGTTTCCTTGTTGTATTTTATATAATGCTAGAGCAGAATCTTTGCCACTGCTCCAATTAAATAGGGCTATTTTTTTCAATGGAATTATTTAAATATTTTCAAAAAGTAAACTTACAAATTTACTTCTATTTGTTCGTTAAACCTTTGTAACTTTGAAAACCTTAGTTCCAAATTAAACAAATAATGAAATACTTCCTTTTTTTCTTTACCATTTTCAGCTTTGCACAACAAACCCAATATGTCGATTTTAAAACCGTTTTAGGAGAAATTAGTATTAATCCGATAGATAGAGCTGTATCAGGAAACGTTACATATGAATTTGAAGTACTTCAATCCATTGACACTATCAAAATAGACGCTCAAAACATGACGTTTACTGATATAAAAATAAATGGAAATATAATTACAGCTAGAAATACAAACAAGCAGTTACAATTGATTTTTCCATTCCAAAAAGGAAAACATACGTTAACTTTTAGCTATGCAACCCAACCTAAACAAGCTTTGTATTTTATAAATGCAGAAAGCAAAGATGATCTTGAAATTTGGACACAAGGCCAGGGAAGATATACCAGTAACTGGTTCCCGAGTTTTGATGATGTCAATGAAAAAGTAGTTTTTAATCTAAATATTACGTTTGACAAAAATTATACAGTAATCTCAAATGGAGTATTGAAGAATAAAATTGAAAATGGAAATACGTTCATTTGGCAATACCGCATGGAAAACCCTATGAGTTCTTACTTGTTAGCACTTGCAATTGGAAAATACGAAGAAAAAAACCTTAAATCTAAATCTCGCATCCCATTAGAATATTACATTGAGAATAATGATATCTCACGTATTGAACCTACTTATCGCTATTCAAAAGAAATCTTTGATTTTCTAGAAAAAGAAATAGGGGTGAAGTACCCTTGGGAAATATACAGGCAAGCTCCAGTACGTGACTTTTTATATGCAGGAATGGAAAACACAACTGCTACTTTATTTTCTACTAGATATGTTGTCGATTCAACAGGCTTTGAAGATAGAAAATATACAAATGTTAATGCGCACGAATTAGCACACCATTGGTTTGGAAATTTAATCACTGCCGAAAGTAGTACGCACCATTGGTTACAAGAAGGATTTGCCACCTATTATGCACTACTTGCTGAAAAAGAAATTTATGGAGAAGACTATTTTTATTCCAAATTATATGATACAGCACAACAACTAAAATTCGCATCGAGAACAGATACAATACCAGTTTTGAATGCTAAAGCAAGTTCACTAACATTTTACGAAAAAGGAGCATGGTCATTATTCGTTTTGCACAATGCGCTAGGTGATAAAGTATTTAAAAAAGTAATAAAAAATTACTTAAAAAAATACGCTTATAAAACGGTGAATACTGAAGATTTTTTTGAGGAAATAAAAAAGCTATCCAATTATGACCTAAAAGAATTCTCTAAAGTATGGCTTGAAACAACTGCTTTTAATACACAACAAGCAAATGAATTACTAAATAAAAACAAATCAATACAAACCCGTTTAGAAGTAGATAAATACAGTAAGAAGACAATTACTGAAAAAGAAGATTTTTTATCAAAAACATTACAATCGGATGTTTATTTTACTGTAAAAAAAGCCATTATAAATCAAATAAAAAATGAAAAATACGAAGCTAAAAAACAGTTGCTTACATTGGCTTTAAACACAAACAATATACAAATTCGACAAGAAGTAGCTGCAACTTTACACAAAATACCTGAAGATTTTAGAATACAATACGAGACATTACTTGATGATAAATCATACCAAACTCAAGAAATAGCGTTATTTTATTTATGGAATAACTTCCCTTCACATCGCAATGAATATCTAAATAAATCAAAAAACTGGATTGGTTTTAACGACTATAATCTAAGAACATTATGGCTTTCACTGGCATTATCAACTCCTGATTACACTACAGAACCACAAGTATTAATAAACGAATTAATAGAATATTCATCACCAAAATACGAAGCAACAACTCGCCAAAATGCTTTAGAAAATTTAATCAATTTTCGTTTGACAAATGATATCGTATTAACTAATCTAGTCAACGCGACAACGCATCATATGTGGCAATTTTCTAAATTCGGAAGAGAAAATATTAGATTACTATTAAAAAATAGCGAAATGCGTAGTTCATTTGAAAGAATTATACCTAATTTGTCCTCGAATGAACAATTTCAATTAAATCGTTTATTAAAAGAGTAAAATTAATAGCGTAGAAAGAAACTTCTCTCTCTCCGCTAAACAAAAATAAAACTTACACTATTATATGAGAGCATTGGTTATTTCAGGTGGAGGAAGCAAAGGAGCTTTTGCTGGAGGAGTTGCACAATATTTATTAGAAATAAAAAAATGTCAATATGACCTGTTTTTAGGCACATCAACAGGAAGTTTACTTATTCCGCATTTAGCACTAGGCAACATTCACAAAATTCATGGTATCTACACTAATGTTAACATGAGTAAAATATTCAATATCAGTCCATTTGTAGTAAAAGAAAAGAATGGAATTGATATTGTTACTATAAACCATTTTAATGTAATTCGTCAATTTTTTAAAGGGAAGAGAACATTTGGCGAAAGCAAAGGATTGCAAAAATACATTAAAGATCATTTATCATTATCTGAATTTAATCAATTAAAAAAACTTAAAACAGATGTCGTAGTAACTGTGACAAATTTATCTCGAAATGAAGCAGAATACAAATCAATTAAAGATTGTACGTATGATGAATTTTGCGATTGGATCTGGATATCAAGTAATTATATTCCGTTTATGAGTTTAGTGACTAAAAACAACTCCGAATATGGCGATGGTGGATTTTCTAGCTTAGTTCCAATACGTGAAGCAATACAACGTGGAGCAACCGAAATTGATGTGGTAATTCTAGAAACGGAAGTGAATATAACTAAAAATGCTATTGGAAAGAACCCCTTTTCGTTAATGATAGATTTGTTCCGAATAGCGTTAGATCAAGTTGAAAAGCATGATATAGCAATAGGAAAGCTAATTGCTAAGAATAAAAATGTAAAACTAAACTTGTTTTATACACCTACAAAACTAACTAACAACGCATTAATCTTCAATAAAGAAGAAATGAAAAAATGGTGGGAAGAAGGTTATGAATATGCACAAAACAAGTCTGAAATCATGAGTGATAATAGGTAATTACCACATTTCGCTTACTTCATCTTTAATATAAGACAGAGCTGCACTACTTGGTGATTGCTTTTCAAACAAATCATTTAAAATAACCTCACGTAACTTATCTGCGCTATCAACACGATCGCTCATACTTGCTTTACGAATCATTTGAATTGTAGCATTCTTAGCAGTAGTTACAATAGTCCAACATTGATCAGACATATATATTTGTTGTGTCAAATTATGTTCAAATTCTTGTTCGATTTGAGCGATAACAAGATTTTCATATTCATTTTTATCATTAGATGTTGGCGCAACACGTATTAACAACTTAGTTAAGCTAATACGTTCTAAATACAATGTAATACGCTCATACGCTTGTAAACGCAAAGGCAAAGCTTGTTTTTGAGCATCTTTTTGCAACAACCATCTTCTAGTGTCTTTTTTATCAGTAAGGTACGATTTGAAAAAATAATAAGCGACACTACCTGTAACAATAGAAGGTAATGTGTAAGCTATAATTTCAATAATTTTATTTGAATCCATTTTATAAATTTGAGAAAACAAAAATATACTTTTTGAATCTAATTCAACATCATTCTGCTTGTAATATTTATTTAAGAAGGTTAATTTTGCCGACTATCTAGTTTAAATCAAATACTACAAATCGTTGGAAGAATATATTATAATTTTACTTTGCTTAGTTGCTTTTGCAGCAGGATTTATTGATGCTATTGTTGGTGGCGGTGGGCTAATTCAAACTCCTATGGGGCTGATATTATTACCAAACTTACCTGTATCTACTGTTATCGGAACTTTAAAACTACCTGCCTTTAGCGGAACAGCCTTTGCTGCTTTTCAATATATGAAGAAAGTAACTATCCAATGGAAGTTATTAATCATCATGATGATTTTAGCGGTTCCATCGGCTTTTTTAGGTTCTACTATATTAACTTATGTGAGTAATGATTTCATGAAACCACTTTTACTAGTCGTTTTATCGCTATTACTGGTATATACTTATGCCAAAAAGAATTTTGGACAACAAGTAGTCAAAGATCATTCAGAAAAAACGCAAATAATGTATGCTGTTTTAATTAGTGTAACAGTTGGATTTTATGATGGTTTTATCGGTCCCGGAACTGGCAGTTTTTTTGTAGTAGCTTTTATTGCCTTAATGGGTTTTGATTTTCTACATGCTTCCGCAAATGCCAAAATGGTAAATTTAGCGACAAACTTCGGTTCCATTTGTTTATTCATTATAAAAGGAAAAATTATCTGGTCGATCGCTTTACCAATGGCAGCAAGTAACGCTTTAGGAGGTTGGTTGGGTGCTAAATTGGCTATCAATAAAGGGAACGGATTTATTAGAATTTTCTTTTTGATAGTAGTAATCGGAACACTGATTCGTTTTGCTTATGATGTTTTTTATAAATAGAGGTTCTGAGAGGCAGAGCCACTAAGGCTCTAAGTTCAGTGTCACTTTAGTTTCTGAGTATTTATTTATAACATCAAATAAGTTTTTTCGACATTTTTGGTTAGAACTATTCTCTTCTTTATTTTATATCTCTCACAAACATAAGGATATTTTTAAACCAAATATCTTTATTTCAAATACTTAAAAGAAACCAATTGTTTGCTTTAGCCCCGATAGAGGCGATATCCTCGTAGTGAAACGGAGAGATAAAGCCGAAAGCGGGAACCATGTTTTTTTAAAGCCTTTTGTTGTGCTTCAAAAAACTTAGCAAATCAGTACAAAAGCACCTTAGGAACTTACTTTTTAAATTCTTATTTTTGCATCAATTATGGAGAAAAATTTCATGCAAAAATACATTGACCAGCTCAATGAAGCACAAAGAGAGCCTGTTTTGAAGAAAGACGGGCCAATGATTATTATTGCTGGGGCAGGTTCAGGAAAAACTCGTGTTTTAACAATTAGAATTGCTTATTTGATGGCTCAAGGTATTGATGCATTCAATATTTTGTCGCTAACTTTTACCAATAAAGCGGCTCGTGAGATGAAACACAGGATATCTGATATCGTGGGGTCTTCTGAGGCAAAAAACCTTTGGATGGGTACATTTCACTCCGTTTTCGCCCGAATATTGCGCTCAGAAGCAGATTATTTAGGATACCCTTCTAATTTCACAATATATGATTCACAGGATTCAGCTAGATTAATTTCTTCGATTATTAAAGAAATGCAATTAGATAGAGACGTCTATAAACCAAAACAGGTTTTAGGTCGGATTTCTAATTATAAAAATAGTTTAATTACTGTAAAAGCATATTTTAATGATCCTGAATTACAAGAAGCAGATGCTATGGCCAAAAGGCCTAGAATGGGAGAAATCTACCAACAATATGTAGATCGCTGTTTTAAGGCTGGAGCAATGGATTTTGATGATTTACTACTAAAAACCAATGAATTACTAACTCGTTTTCCAGAGGTTTTAGCTAAATATCAAGATCGTTTTAGATATATCATGGTTGATGAGTACCAAGATACCAACCACTCTCAATATTTGATTGTTCAAGCTTTAGCAGATAGATTTCAAAATATTTGTGTTGTAGGAGACGATGCGCAAAGTATTTATGCTTTCCGTGGAGCGAATATTAATAATATCTTGAATTTCCAGAAAGATTATGAAGGCGTAATAATGTTTCGTTTGGAGCAAAATTATCGTTCGACTCGTAATATAGTTGAAGCTGCAAATACTGTAATGGAACACAATAAGACCAAACTAGATAAAATTGTTTGGACTGCTAATGATTTTGGTGCTAAAATAAAAGTACATAGAAGCTTAACAGATGCTGAAGAAGGTCGTTTTGTAGCTGGTACCATTTTTGAACAAAAAATGCAAAATCAACTTAGTAACGGTTCTTTTGCAATTTTATACCGTACCAATGCACAATCTCGTGCAATGGAAGACGCACTTAGAAAAAGAGATATTCCATATAGAATTTATGGAGGATTGTCTTTCTATCAAAGAAAAGAGATTAAAGACGTTTTGTGTTACCTAAGATTGGTTATCAATCCTAAAGATGAAGAAGCACTTATACGTGTAATTAATTACCCTGCACGTGGAATTGGCGATACAACAGTT
The nucleotide sequence above comes from Flavobacterium branchiarum. Encoded proteins:
- a CDS encoding diphthine--ammonia ligase translates to MKKIALFNWSSGKDSALALYKIQQGNEFEISCLLTSVNQQFQRVSMHGVRVELLEQQAKSIGLPLEIMQIPEMPTMEAYEDVMTKTLAKLKSQGVTYSIFGDIFLDDLRKYREDKLVDIGFEGVFPLWKIPTKDLIQEFISLGFKTIVVCVNERFLDKSFVGRVIDQDFINDLPDNVDVCGENGEFHTFTFDGPIFSEPIQFEIGEIVHRKYEKPKTESSNTACDSNATDVFDYGFWYCDLI
- a CDS encoding sulfite exporter TauE/SafE family protein, with amino-acid sequence MEEYIIILLCLVAFAAGFIDAIVGGGGLIQTPMGLILLPNLPVSTVIGTLKLPAFSGTAFAAFQYMKKVTIQWKLLIIMMILAVPSAFLGSTILTYVSNDFMKPLLLVVLSLLLVYTYAKKNFGQQVVKDHSEKTQIMYAVLISVTVGFYDGFIGPGTGSFFVVAFIALMGFDFLHASANAKMVNLATNFGSICLFIIKGKIIWSIALPMAASNALGGWLGAKLAINKGNGFIRIFFLIVVIGTLIRFAYDVFYK
- a CDS encoding M1 family metallopeptidase; this encodes MKYFLFFFTIFSFAQQTQYVDFKTVLGEISINPIDRAVSGNVTYEFEVLQSIDTIKIDAQNMTFTDIKINGNIITARNTNKQLQLIFPFQKGKHTLTFSYATQPKQALYFINAESKDDLEIWTQGQGRYTSNWFPSFDDVNEKVVFNLNITFDKNYTVISNGVLKNKIENGNTFIWQYRMENPMSSYLLALAIGKYEEKNLKSKSRIPLEYYIENNDISRIEPTYRYSKEIFDFLEKEIGVKYPWEIYRQAPVRDFLYAGMENTTATLFSTRYVVDSTGFEDRKYTNVNAHELAHHWFGNLITAESSTHHWLQEGFATYYALLAEKEIYGEDYFYSKLYDTAQQLKFASRTDTIPVLNAKASSLTFYEKGAWSLFVLHNALGDKVFKKVIKNYLKKYAYKTVNTEDFFEEIKKLSNYDLKEFSKVWLETTAFNTQQANELLNKNKSIQTRLEVDKYSKKTITEKEDFLSKTLQSDVYFTVKKAIINQIKNEKYEAKKQLLTLALNTNNIQIRQEVAATLHKIPEDFRIQYETLLDDKSYQTQEIALFYLWNNFPSHRNEYLNKSKNWIGFNDYNLRTLWLSLALSTPDYTTEPQVLINELIEYSSPKYEATTRQNALENLINFRLTNDIVLTNLVNATTHHMWQFSKFGRENIRLLLKNSEMRSSFERIIPNLSSNEQFQLNRLLKE
- a CDS encoding ATP-dependent helicase produces the protein MQKYIDQLNEAQREPVLKKDGPMIIIAGAGSGKTRVLTIRIAYLMAQGIDAFNILSLTFTNKAAREMKHRISDIVGSSEAKNLWMGTFHSVFARILRSEADYLGYPSNFTIYDSQDSARLISSIIKEMQLDRDVYKPKQVLGRISNYKNSLITVKAYFNDPELQEADAMAKRPRMGEIYQQYVDRCFKAGAMDFDDLLLKTNELLTRFPEVLAKYQDRFRYIMVDEYQDTNHSQYLIVQALADRFQNICVVGDDAQSIYAFRGANINNILNFQKDYEGVIMFRLEQNYRSTRNIVEAANTVMEHNKTKLDKIVWTANDFGAKIKVHRSLTDAEEGRFVAGTIFEQKMQNQLSNGSFAILYRTNAQSRAMEDALRKRDIPYRIYGGLSFYQRKEIKDVLCYLRLVINPKDEEALIRVINYPARGIGDTTVEKLTIAANHYKRSIWEVMQNIDKIDLKLNAGTKNKLNDFVTMIHSFQVINENQDAFYITDHVAKKTGLVQELKKDATPEGMAKVQNIEELLNGIKDFTEGQQEIDGARGALSEFMEDVALATDLDKDTSDEDRVALMTIHLAKGLEFPHVFVVGMEEDLFPSAMSMSTRSELEEERRLFYVALTRAEHQAYLTYAQSRYRWGKLTDSEPSRFIEEIDAQYLEYLTPAESNYRYKPMIDSDIFGDVDKSKLRLAKPIGSTPPPKATNNNDPKSELNVRKLKPVSSNPNNASAPNLFDNNLTIGNTVMHERFGRGEVINLEGVGADKKAEIKFEVGGIKKLLLRFAKLDIIG
- a CDS encoding patatin-like phospholipase family protein produces the protein MRALVISGGGSKGAFAGGVAQYLLEIKKCQYDLFLGTSTGSLLIPHLALGNIHKIHGIYTNVNMSKIFNISPFVVKEKNGIDIVTINHFNVIRQFFKGKRTFGESKGLQKYIKDHLSLSEFNQLKKLKTDVVVTVTNLSRNEAEYKSIKDCTYDEFCDWIWISSNYIPFMSLVTKNNSEYGDGGFSSLVPIREAIQRGATEIDVVILETEVNITKNAIGKNPFSLMIDLFRIALDQVEKHDIAIGKLIAKNKNVKLNLFYTPTKLTNNALIFNKEEMKKWWEEGYEYAQNKSEIMSDNR
- a CDS encoding aspartyl/asparaginyl beta-hydroxylase domain-containing protein, producing MDKLVRSIKFPIVFDVEKLQNDLKKIINENWIDHYNTDCYSGKWNSIALMSPNGKSDTIYAYSNTDEKLVATEILDSCTYFKEILDGFLFDKTAVRLLQLAVGAEVKPHSDNCLGYEDNCFRLHIPIITNSEVEFILDGTRLIMNEGECWYIDANFIHSVANRGVNDRIHLVIDGIRNEWTDAMFYKEAPQDQFIKPIPVIPEDQKQLMIAELRRMNTPMANEMIKNLEGINT